A stretch of Rhizobium sp. TH2 DNA encodes these proteins:
- a CDS encoding MFS transporter has product MTTDKREIGSQEIETPRLRDLFTRSRTPATLLLGAGVGLEALEFYVTTSLMPSMVRDIGGLELLAWTASLFVAAIVLGSICVVIRPRNMTLNQTYITGALLFAVGCGIIGLAPNMIMVLVGRVVQGFGAGLLVTMAYSFIRFVYPPGLQNAASALYTSLWGVSVFLGPTMGGMFANGSQWRWAFLILIPFAVIMAFAAPKWLPEGEDDREPEDVPLPQILLILGAILAISFAGTAETHLWRTVLVGGGLAAIAALLFWERHSAARLFPTQATWLGHPLAKVYLVMFLVIVSLNSDIYAPYFLQTLHGVTPLVAGYLVALVALGWTAAGLGTASFQGRKAIAAIVAGTIVLSASTFILALVISQANAAGNIWIVVAISALLFGMGVGTGLGWAHLVSLVLTRSDDAEADKASASINLIQSLGAAFGAAVAGVVANSSGLVTPGGTEGAISAGFWLYLSMALPALVALFVALPLFRKT; this is encoded by the coding sequence ATGACGACTGACAAGCGGGAGATCGGGAGCCAAGAGATCGAAACGCCGCGCCTGCGCGATCTCTTTACGCGATCACGCACCCCGGCGACGCTGCTGCTTGGCGCGGGCGTCGGTCTAGAGGCGCTGGAATTCTATGTCACGACCAGCCTGATGCCCTCCATGGTCCGCGATATCGGCGGGCTGGAACTGCTCGCCTGGACGGCCTCACTGTTCGTCGCGGCCATCGTGCTGGGATCGATCTGCGTGGTGATCCGGCCGCGCAACATGACGCTGAACCAGACCTATATCACAGGCGCACTGCTCTTCGCCGTCGGCTGCGGCATCATCGGGCTGGCGCCGAACATGATCATGGTTCTGGTCGGCCGCGTCGTGCAGGGGTTTGGCGCCGGGCTGCTGGTTACCATGGCCTATTCGTTCATCCGATTCGTCTATCCGCCTGGCCTGCAGAATGCGGCGTCGGCGCTCTACACATCGCTATGGGGCGTCTCGGTGTTCCTCGGGCCGACGATGGGCGGAATGTTCGCGAATGGCAGCCAATGGCGCTGGGCGTTCCTGATCCTCATCCCGTTTGCCGTGATCATGGCGTTTGCCGCGCCGAAATGGCTGCCCGAGGGCGAGGACGACCGCGAGCCGGAAGATGTGCCGCTTCCGCAGATCCTGCTGATCCTCGGCGCAATCCTGGCGATTTCCTTCGCCGGCACGGCCGAGACCCATCTCTGGCGCACGGTGCTCGTCGGCGGTGGGCTGGCGGCCATCGCAGCCCTGCTCTTCTGGGAGCGGCACTCCGCCGCCCGGCTTTTCCCCACCCAGGCGACATGGCTGGGCCATCCGCTCGCCAAAGTCTATCTCGTAATGTTCCTGGTCATCGTGTCGCTGAATTCGGATATCTACGCGCCCTATTTCCTCCAGACCCTGCATGGCGTGACGCCGCTGGTTGCCGGCTATCTCGTGGCGCTCGTCGCCCTGGGCTGGACCGCAGCGGGTCTCGGCACTGCTTCTTTCCAGGGGCGCAAGGCTATCGCCGCGATCGTTGCGGGAACGATCGTTTTGTCCGCTTCGACCTTCATTCTGGCGCTGGTGATCTCCCAGGCCAACGCAGCAGGCAATATCTGGATCGTTGTCGCGATCTCTGCCCTACTATTCGGCATGGGCGTCGGGACGGGCCTCGGCTGGGCACATCTTGTCTCGCTGGTACTCACCCGGTCCGACGATGCGGAGGCCGACAAGGCCTCGGCCTCGATCAATCTCATCCAATCGCTAGGTGCGGCATTCGGCGCGGCAGTGGCAGGCGTGGTCGCCAATTCCTCGGGCCTCGTCACGCCAGGCGGAACGGAGGGCGCGATCAGCGCAGGCTTCTGGCTCTATCTATCGATGGCACTTCCGGCGCTTGTCGCCCTCTTCGTGGCGCTGCCGCTGTTCCGAAAAACCTGA
- a CDS encoding ABC transporter permease produces the protein MRALVTAVYVFLYAPIALVVLFSFNAGRNASEFTGFSLEWYGKAFANRFLTDALQNSLIIAFTSAALAAVFGTMAALGMERMSARSRAVFDGMFAAAIVVPGVVIGIATLVALVAVFGAVNPALASLWPSETPPKLGLGYGSIIAAHGLFSLALVTMIVKARVATLGRDIVEASSDLNATPLTTFRKIVLPQIMPSIVAGFLLAFTFSFDDFIIAFFVAGSETTLPIYVFASIRRGVTPEINAIATSVLVGSLILIGMARVLMREKKHVSADGE, from the coding sequence ATGAGAGCGCTGGTCACCGCGGTCTATGTGTTCCTCTATGCGCCGATCGCACTCGTCGTGCTGTTCTCGTTCAATGCCGGCCGCAATGCCAGCGAGTTCACTGGCTTCTCGCTCGAATGGTATGGCAAGGCCTTTGCCAATCGCTTCCTCACCGACGCCTTGCAGAACAGCCTGATCATCGCCTTCACCTCCGCGGCCCTCGCGGCCGTCTTCGGCACCATGGCGGCACTCGGCATGGAACGGATGAGCGCGCGAAGCCGCGCCGTTTTCGACGGCATGTTTGCCGCGGCCATCGTCGTGCCGGGCGTGGTGATCGGCATTGCGACGCTGGTGGCGTTGGTCGCCGTCTTCGGCGCGGTCAATCCGGCGCTCGCCAGCCTCTGGCCATCGGAAACACCGCCGAAACTCGGGTTGGGCTATGGCTCGATCATTGCCGCCCACGGCCTGTTTTCGCTGGCGCTGGTGACCATGATCGTCAAGGCACGCGTGGCAACACTCGGCCGTGACATCGTCGAAGCTTCCTCCGACCTCAACGCCACGCCGCTCACGACATTCCGCAAGATCGTGCTGCCGCAGATCATGCCGTCGATCGTCGCGGGCTTCCTGCTGGCGTTCACCTTTTCCTTCGATGATTTCATCATCGCCTTCTTCGTCGCCGGCTCTGAGACGACGCTGCCGATCTATGTCTTCGCCTCCATCCGGCGCGGCGTGACACCCGAGATCAATGCCATTGCCACATCGGTCCTCGTCGGCTCGCTGATCCTGATCGGCATGGCGCGCGTGCTGATGCGCGAGAAAAAGCACGTGAGTGCAGACGGAGAATGA
- a CDS encoding cupin domain-containing protein translates to MKIHPAGSRPSSIPSADYFSGRVRQDPLVEAPAPARVRAASVTFEPGARTAWHTHPLGQTLVVTSGVGLCQVWGGTMETIRAGDTVWFAPGEKHWHGASPSVAMTHIAIHEALDGKHVDWLEHVTDTQYAGEG, encoded by the coding sequence ATGAAAATCCACCCCGCCGGTTCGCGTCCGTCTTCCATTCCGTCCGCCGATTACTTCTCTGGCCGCGTGCGGCAGGATCCATTGGTCGAGGCGCCGGCTCCGGCGCGGGTGAGGGCGGCTTCGGTGACGTTTGAGCCTGGTGCGCGCACGGCTTGGCACACCCATCCGCTGGGGCAGACATTGGTGGTGACCTCGGGCGTCGGGCTTTGCCAGGTCTGGGGCGGCACGATGGAGACGATCCGGGCCGGAGACACGGTCTGGTTCGCGCCTGGCGAAAAGCATTGGCATGGTGCTTCGCCCTCGGTGGCGATGACCCATATCGCGATCCATGAAGCGCTTGATGGCAAGCATGTCGACTGGCTGGAACATGTGACCGACACGCAATATGCAGGCGAGGGCTGA
- a CDS encoding zinc-dependent alcohol dehydrogenase family protein, whose translation MKAMYYERYGERPEIRTLPDPVPEPHGVVIKVEASGVCRSDWHGWVGHDPDIVLPHVPGHELAGVISAVGKDVIRFKVGERVTVPFVSGCGRCEECHSGNQQVCSHQFQPGFTHWGSFAEFVGIHYADTNLVHLPDDVDFATAASLGCRFATSFRAVVDQARTRPGEWVAVHGCGGVGMSAIMIASALGANVVAIDVADDKLKFAQSMGAVAGINAASVADVPEAVREITRGGAHVSIDALGHKVTSFNSIDNLRRRGRHVQVGLMLGDDATARIPMAKVIGHELEIYGSHGMQAWRYGAMLDMIAAGKLAPAKLIGRTITLEEAVPVLMGMETSREIGISVITQF comes from the coding sequence ATGAAGGCCATGTATTACGAACGCTACGGCGAGCGACCCGAGATCCGCACGCTGCCCGACCCGGTGCCGGAACCGCATGGCGTGGTGATCAAGGTTGAAGCATCGGGCGTCTGCCGCAGCGACTGGCACGGCTGGGTGGGCCATGATCCGGATATCGTGCTGCCGCATGTGCCGGGCCACGAACTGGCGGGCGTGATATCGGCTGTCGGCAAGGATGTGATACGGTTCAAGGTCGGCGAACGTGTCACCGTGCCCTTCGTGTCCGGCTGCGGCCGCTGCGAGGAATGCCATTCCGGCAACCAGCAGGTCTGCTCGCATCAGTTCCAGCCGGGTTTCACGCATTGGGGTTCGTTCGCGGAATTTGTCGGCATCCATTATGCCGATACCAACCTCGTGCACCTGCCCGATGATGTCGATTTTGCCACGGCCGCCAGCCTTGGTTGCCGCTTCGCCACCTCCTTCCGCGCGGTGGTCGATCAGGCGCGCACGCGGCCGGGCGAATGGGTCGCCGTGCATGGCTGCGGCGGCGTGGGCATGTCGGCGATCATGATCGCCTCGGCGCTCGGCGCAAATGTCGTGGCGATCGATGTGGCCGACGACAAGCTGAAATTCGCCCAATCGATGGGCGCGGTCGCCGGTATCAATGCGGCCAGCGTCGCCGACGTGCCCGAGGCGGTGCGGGAGATCACGCGCGGCGGCGCGCATGTCTCCATCGATGCGCTCGGCCATAAGGTCACCAGCTTCAACTCGATCGACAATCTCCGGCGTCGTGGCCGGCATGTGCAGGTCGGCTTGATGCTGGGCGATGACGCCACGGCGAGGATACCGATGGCCAAGGTGATCGGCCACGAACTCGAAATCTATGGCAGCCATGGCATGCAGGCCTGGCGCTATGGCGCGATGCTCGACATGATCGCCGCGGGCAAGCTCGCGCCCGCGAAGCTGATCGGCCGCACGATAACGCTGGAAGAGGCGGTGCCGGTGCTGATGGGCATGGAGACGTCGCGCGAGATCGGCATCAGCGTGATCACGCAATTTTAG
- a CDS encoding YARHG domain-containing protein encodes MRFSTLAILAAVGLISSVQPALADGCYDLWWQRNEIYNRNGFCFKTQDGMDAFDNSDCYTDDPDFTRREQKQIQQIKRQENNMGC; translated from the coding sequence ATGCGTTTTTCAACTTTGGCGATACTTGCGGCGGTGGGGCTGATCTCTTCGGTGCAGCCTGCTTTGGCGGACGGCTGCTACGATCTCTGGTGGCAGCGCAACGAGATCTATAACCGCAACGGCTTCTGCTTCAAGACGCAGGACGGCATGGACGCGTTCGACAACAGCGATTGTTATACGGACGATCCGGATTTCACCCGTCGCGAGCAGAAGCAGATCCAGCAGATCAAGCGCCAGGAAAACAACATGGGTTGCTGA
- a CDS encoding DUF6894 family protein has protein sequence MPRYFFHIRTDDAFIRDPDGSDLPDLEAARSEAGQSARDLLADLLREGGVLDGQVFEISDEAGTVLERVPFRSVLRLP, from the coding sequence ATGCCAAGATACTTTTTTCACATTCGAACGGACGATGCCTTCATCCGCGATCCGGATGGAAGTGACCTGCCCGACCTTGAGGCCGCGCGTTCCGAGGCCGGGCAGTCGGCACGCGATCTCCTCGCCGATCTGCTGAGAGAGGGTGGCGTGCTCGACGGCCAGGTCTTCGAGATTTCGGACGAGGCTGGCACCGTGCTCGAACGCGTGCCGTTTCGCAGCGTGCTCAGGCTGCCGTGA
- a CDS encoding Crp/Fnr family transcriptional regulator: MVSQAKVRNRLLALMPDDAFNMVADDIELVELPRSFVFSDPNTPSEFSYFIDSGIGSIVAITPQGQRSEVGIFGREGMTPASLVLETAQTPYSIFMQVPGHGYRIANDTLRAAIEKSQTLRKLLSRYAYALSIQTAYTGLSNSVHHIDERLARWILMCHDRTPGDQIALTHEFLSVMLAVRRSSVTTALHVLEGNHLVYSERNLITIRDRRALELFAGDAYGVPEQEYQRLIGPMQ; this comes from the coding sequence ATGGTATCGCAAGCGAAAGTCCGTAACCGTCTTTTGGCGCTGATGCCGGACGATGCGTTCAATATGGTGGCCGACGACATAGAACTGGTCGAGCTCCCGCGCTCCTTTGTATTTTCGGACCCGAATACGCCGAGTGAATTTTCTTACTTTATCGACTCGGGCATCGGCTCGATCGTCGCCATTACACCACAGGGCCAGCGTTCGGAGGTCGGCATTTTCGGCCGCGAAGGCATGACACCGGCAAGCCTGGTGCTCGAAACCGCGCAGACGCCCTACTCCATCTTCATGCAGGTTCCCGGCCACGGCTACCGCATCGCCAATGACACGCTACGCGCGGCGATCGAAAAGAGCCAAACCCTGCGCAAGCTCCTGTCGCGCTACGCCTATGCGCTGTCGATCCAGACCGCCTATACCGGCCTTTCCAACTCCGTTCATCACATCGACGAACGCCTCGCCCGCTGGATCCTGATGTGCCATGACCGCACCCCCGGCGACCAGATCGCTTTGACGCATGAATTCCTGTCCGTGATGCTCGCGGTCCGGCGATCCTCGGTGACCACGGCACTGCATGTACTGGAAGGCAACCACCTCGTCTATTCCGAGCGCAACCTGATCACCATCCGCGACCGCCGCGCGCTCGAACTTTTCGCGGGCGATGCCTATGGCGTGCCGGAACAGGAATACCAGCGCCTCATCGGGCCGATGCAATGA
- a CDS encoding ABC transporter permease, whose protein sequence is MQRRKTLVTAALMAPAAIWLFVFLVLPFIAMLVFAFGERAPEGGYQAAFTLEQFGRLPSRATAFWNTLILAPLGAFVCLVVAYPVAYYLAVKADRRYRLLLVSLVIVPFWTSLLVRTYAWMFILGSRGIPNLLAMIGLDDVRLINTPFAVLVGIVYGYLPLMIMPIYVSLEKLDRRLIDASSDLGAHPLTTFFKVTLPLSLPGVMTGVALVTILLLGEYLIPQLLGGGKVFFIGNALVDLFLQSRNWPFGSAIAVTLVFVVVIVLMAAMRIAWRIAGTRQVDLI, encoded by the coding sequence ATGCAGAGACGAAAAACCCTGGTGACGGCGGCGCTGATGGCGCCCGCCGCCATCTGGCTGTTCGTCTTCCTGGTACTGCCGTTCATCGCCATGCTCGTCTTCGCTTTCGGCGAACGCGCGCCGGAGGGCGGCTATCAGGCCGCCTTTACGCTCGAACAGTTCGGCAGGCTGCCATCGCGGGCGACAGCCTTCTGGAACACGCTGATCCTGGCGCCGCTGGGCGCATTCGTCTGCCTCGTCGTCGCCTATCCCGTCGCTTATTATCTCGCTGTTAAGGCCGACCGGCGGTACCGGCTGCTGCTGGTATCGCTGGTCATCGTGCCCTTCTGGACCAGCCTTCTGGTGCGCACCTATGCCTGGATGTTCATTCTCGGCTCGCGCGGCATACCCAATCTGCTCGCCATGATCGGGCTCGATGATGTCAGGCTGATCAACACGCCCTTCGCGGTGCTGGTTGGCATCGTCTACGGCTACCTGCCGCTGATGATCATGCCGATCTATGTCAGCCTGGAGAAGCTCGACCGGCGACTGATCGATGCCTCGTCCGATCTTGGCGCCCACCCGCTGACCACATTCTTCAAGGTGACGCTGCCGCTGTCACTGCCCGGTGTCATGACCGGCGTGGCGCTGGTCACCATCCTGCTGCTCGGCGAATACCTGATTCCGCAGCTGCTCGGCGGCGGCAAGGTGTTCTTCATCGGCAACGCGCTGGTCGATCTCTTCCTCCAGTCGCGAAACTGGCCCTTTGGCTCTGCGATCGCGGTGACGCTGGTGTTCGTCGTGGTCATCGTCCTGATGGCCGCGATGCGGATCGCGTGGCGCATCGCCGGAACACGTCAGGTGGACTTGATATGA
- a CDS encoding SDR family NAD(P)-dependent oxidoreductase, with product MILQDQVAIVTGAGSGIGRAGAEIMAREGALVVVLDRDGAGAAETASKIVGSGGNAEAIEVDVTDDAKLGETIAGVHQRLGRIDILHNHAGAQVEGNLEDVAVEGFDKSWDLNVRAHFIAARAVMPFMKAAGRGVILNTSSSSGILYDREMIAYTTTKHAVIAMTRQMAGDYAKFGIRVNALCPGWVDTPFNEPFIRQVGGRAEIEAYIKRRVPMGRWADVEEIAEPILFLVSSRSSYVTGQILVCDGGETVA from the coding sequence ATGATCCTTCAAGATCAGGTCGCCATCGTCACGGGCGCGGGTTCCGGCATCGGCCGAGCGGGCGCGGAGATCATGGCGCGCGAGGGCGCGCTTGTCGTCGTGTTGGATCGTGACGGCGCGGGTGCTGCCGAAACCGCATCGAAAATCGTGGGGTCTGGCGGCAACGCCGAAGCGATCGAAGTCGATGTCACGGATGATGCAAAGCTCGGCGAGACCATTGCCGGCGTCCACCAGAGACTAGGCCGTATCGACATCCTGCACAACCACGCCGGCGCGCAGGTCGAGGGCAATCTCGAGGATGTCGCGGTCGAGGGCTTCGACAAATCCTGGGATTTGAACGTCCGCGCCCATTTCATCGCTGCTCGCGCCGTCATGCCCTTCATGAAGGCGGCCGGGCGTGGCGTCATCCTCAATACGTCATCGAGTTCCGGCATTCTCTATGACCGGGAAATGATCGCCTACACCACCACCAAGCATGCGGTGATCGCGATGACGCGGCAGATGGCGGGTGACTATGCGAAATTCGGTATACGCGTGAATGCGCTCTGCCCCGGCTGGGTCGATACGCCGTTCAACGAGCCGTTTATCCGCCAGGTCGGCGGCCGGGCCGAGATCGAGGCCTATATCAAGCGGCGCGTGCCGATGGGCCGTTGGGCCGATGTCGAGGAGATCGCCGAACCGATATTGTTCCTGGTCTCCAGCCGGTCATCCTATGTGACCGGCCAGATCCTGGTTTGTGATGGCGGCGAGACAGTCGCGTGA
- a CDS encoding response regulator — MLADYLKTILIVENEPLIAMDVESMLNALGAAKVHHAMTCRDALDWIDGNHPDIAILNLHLRDGPGTIVAERLADRTIPFVIYSGDTQASSDQNDLITQAVWITKPCTQDELVDALQRASGFTTR, encoded by the coding sequence TTGCTGGCCGACTACCTGAAAACCATTCTCATCGTCGAGAACGAGCCGCTGATCGCCATGGATGTTGAATCCATGCTCAATGCTTTAGGCGCGGCCAAGGTTCACCATGCGATGACCTGCAGGGATGCCCTGGACTGGATCGACGGCAATCATCCCGATATCGCGATCCTCAACCTTCACCTGCGCGACGGGCCAGGGACGATCGTCGCCGAACGGCTCGCCGATCGCACGATCCCGTTCGTGATCTATTCAGGAGACACGCAGGCGTCTTCCGATCAGAACGACCTCATCACTCAGGCGGTATGGATCACGAAGCCCTGCACCCAGGACGAATTGGTGGACGCCCTCCAGCGCGCGTCAGGGTTTACCACGCGATAG
- the glgA gene encoding glycogen synthase GlgA, translating into MKVLSVTSEVFPFAKTGGLADVTGALPKALQKFGIRTITLVPGYPALLPMARAGAPLLVFDEILGEAASLRHFQSEDQIYFVLDIPTLYDRPGGLYVDQAGRDHADNWKRFAALSLAAARIADGILPGWTPDIVHTHDWQSALTSVYMREMGNDKPVVLTIHNLAFQGQYPAGLFPYLHLPVRAYSLDCLEYYGDMSYLKGGLMTSDAITTVSPTYSREILTPRFGMGMEGVLNARRDKLKGILNGIDDDVWDPSTDAYLARPFDAATPELRRENRAALIRELGIDEDEGPIFASVSRLTWQKGMDMLADVAEEIVYRGGKLIVCGQGDAAIQDLLAAKANRFPGRVAVHIGYDERLAHLIHSGSDSIIQPSRFEPCGLTQLYGLRYGAVPIVSRTGGLAETVIDANDAAMGAGVATGFQFHPITTEGLRHGVRRAIEVFQLPDQWQRLQNQGMTARFSWERSAGLYAILYRRLQDEAESGNDNFQTLATG; encoded by the coding sequence ATGAAGGTACTATCCGTGACATCGGAGGTGTTTCCGTTCGCCAAGACCGGCGGACTGGCCGATGTCACCGGGGCACTGCCGAAGGCCCTCCAGAAGTTCGGCATCCGCACCATCACCCTCGTCCCCGGCTACCCCGCGCTGCTGCCCATGGCGCGTGCCGGCGCACCGCTTCTGGTCTTCGATGAAATCCTCGGCGAAGCCGCCTCGCTCCGGCATTTCCAGTCCGAGGACCAGATCTATTTCGTGCTCGATATCCCGACGCTCTATGATCGTCCCGGCGGGCTTTATGTCGACCAGGCCGGACGCGATCATGCCGACAATTGGAAACGGTTTGCCGCCCTCTCGCTGGCCGCGGCCCGCATCGCCGACGGCATCCTTCCGGGCTGGACGCCCGATATCGTTCACACCCATGATTGGCAGTCGGCGCTGACTTCGGTCTATATGCGTGAGATGGGCAACGACAAACCCGTCGTCCTGACCATTCACAACCTCGCCTTCCAGGGCCAGTATCCCGCGGGCCTGTTTCCATACCTGCATCTGCCGGTGCGTGCCTATTCCCTTGATTGCCTCGAATATTATGGCGATATGTCCTACCTCAAGGGCGGGCTGATGACATCGGATGCGATCACAACGGTCAGCCCGACCTACAGCCGCGAGATCCTCACGCCGCGTTTCGGCATGGGCATGGAGGGCGTGCTGAACGCCCGGCGCGACAAGCTCAAGGGCATCCTCAACGGAATAGATGATGACGTCTGGGACCCCTCGACGGATGCCTATCTCGCCCGCCCGTTCGACGCCGCGACGCCGGAACTGCGACGGGAAAACCGCGCCGCGCTGATCCGCGAACTTGGCATCGACGAGGACGAAGGCCCGATTTTCGCCAGCGTCAGCCGCCTGACCTGGCAGAAGGGCATGGATATGCTCGCCGACGTGGCGGAAGAGATCGTCTATCGTGGCGGCAAGCTCATCGTCTGCGGCCAGGGCGACGCTGCGATCCAGGACCTGCTTGCCGCGAAGGCAAACCGGTTTCCGGGACGGGTGGCGGTGCATATCGGTTATGACGAGCGCCTCGCCCATCTCATTCACAGCGGCTCGGATTCGATCATCCAGCCGTCGCGCTTCGAGCCCTGCGGGCTGACCCAGCTTTACGGCCTGCGCTATGGCGCCGTGCCGATCGTCTCGCGCACCGGTGGACTGGCCGAAACCGTGATCGATGCCAACGATGCCGCCATGGGTGCGGGCGTCGCTACCGGTTTCCAGTTTCATCCGATCACCACCGAAGGCCTTCGCCATGGTGTGCGCCGTGCCATCGAGGTGTTCCAGTTGCCCGACCAGTGGCAGCGCCTGCAGAACCAGGGCATGACCGCCCGCTTCTCATGGGAGCGCAGCGCCGGCCTCTACGCCATCCTCTATCGCCGTCTTCAGGACGAAGCCGAGAGCGGCAACGACAACTTCCAGACCCTCGCGACGGGCTGA
- a CDS encoding HdeD family acid-resistance protein, which translates to MANDLETASVLFRNAMREAFKKHSTWYLIQGALLVVAGMLAIIYPLMSAVAVVVLIGWLLMFSGIIQAISLIGAKHAPHFWLQLISAILAILVGFLFVREPGQGLVTLTLLLIIFFMIEGVSKIVFALTIRPMPQWGWVLASGLVGVILSVLLLAFLKVTAIWLVGLMLGVQLISIGAAIANMAWQARKS; encoded by the coding sequence ATGGCAAATGATCTCGAAACCGCATCCGTTCTGTTCCGCAACGCGATGAGGGAAGCATTCAAGAAGCATTCAACCTGGTATCTGATTCAGGGGGCGTTGCTTGTTGTCGCCGGCATGCTGGCGATCATCTATCCGCTGATGTCGGCGGTTGCGGTGGTGGTGCTGATCGGCTGGCTTCTGATGTTCAGCGGCATCATCCAGGCCATCAGCCTGATCGGGGCGAAGCACGCGCCGCATTTCTGGCTGCAACTGATCTCGGCGATCCTCGCGATCCTGGTGGGTTTCCTGTTTGTCCGCGAGCCTGGGCAAGGCCTAGTTACCCTCACGCTGCTGCTGATCATCTTCTTCATGATCGAAGGCGTGTCCAAGATCGTCTTTGCGCTGACGATCCGGCCGATGCCGCAATGGGGTTGGGTGCTGGCCAGCGGCCTCGTCGGTGTTATCCTTTCGGTCCTGCTATTGGCGTTCCTCAAGGTGACGGCCATCTGGCTCGTCGGCCTGATGCTCGGCGTACAGTTGATCAGCATCGGCGCCGCGATCGCCAACATGGCGTGGCAAGCGCGCAAAAGCTGA
- a CDS encoding ETC complex I subunit → MPAKIYRPAKTAMQSGKAKTNLWVLEYDQERPRVIDSVTGYTGSGDMRQQLKLMFETRELAEAYAKRENIEYRVVEPKEATRKTVSYTDNFKYTRTQPWTH, encoded by the coding sequence ATGCCGGCAAAAATCTACCGTCCCGCCAAGACCGCGATGCAATCCGGCAAGGCAAAGACAAATCTCTGGGTGCTGGAATACGATCAGGAGCGCCCGCGCGTCATCGACTCGGTCACCGGCTATACCGGTTCGGGCGACATGCGCCAGCAGCTCAAGCTGATGTTCGAAACGCGCGAACTGGCCGAGGCCTATGCCAAGCGCGAGAATATCGAATACCGGGTCGTCGAGCCCAAGGAAGCCACCCGCAAGACGGTGTCCTACACGGACAATTTCAAATATACCCGCACGCAGCCCTGGACGCATTAG
- a CDS encoding DUF2934 domain-containing protein translates to MDDTQDHPIRKRAHQIWEEEGRPDGKHDEHWRRAKSEVHGLEDLPASDSVKKAATKPKTSAGQKPRGLKSKT, encoded by the coding sequence ATGGACGATACACAAGACCACCCAATCCGGAAACGGGCCCACCAGATATGGGAAGAAGAAGGCCGCCCCGACGGCAAGCATGACGAGCATTGGCGGCGCGCCAAATCCGAGGTGCATGGTCTCGAAGACCTGCCGGCGTCCGACTCGGTGAAGAAAGCCGCGACCAAGCCAAAGACATCGGCTGGGCAGAAGCCGCGCGGGCTGAAATCAAAGACCTGA